One window of the ANME-2 cluster archaeon genome contains the following:
- a CDS encoding phospholipase D family protein: MAEFLTTTGISYNLEKLIKNSEEKLFLISPYLQIADSLKHLITERDLRKIDIRVVYRKDNKINAEDMSFLQELTSVKISAHENLHAKCYLNENTAIIASMNLYQYSQQNNREMGIQVEKETEPELYNDIFKEVMTIIQTSQEPEFSVKKLKTGKPAVSNNVPIKNKQSQNDRGFCIRCGNDLKLNHEKPLCYNCFNIWKEYSNPNYKEKFCHACGTKYNSTVEKPICIDCYKKLAK, from the coding sequence ATGGCAGAGTTTTTAACGACTACCGGAATATCCTATAATCTTGAAAAATTAATTAAAAATTCAGAAGAAAAACTTTTTTTAATTAGTCCTTATCTACAAATAGCAGACAGTCTCAAACATCTAATAACAGAGAGAGATTTACGAAAAATCGACATAAGAGTGGTTTATAGGAAGGATAATAAAATAAATGCCGAAGATATGAGTTTCTTGCAAGAATTAACTAGTGTTAAAATTTCGGCTCATGAAAATCTTCACGCAAAATGTTATTTAAATGAAAATACAGCAATTATAGCTTCCATGAACCTGTATCAATATTCCCAGCAAAATAATCGTGAAATGGGTATTCAAGTTGAGAAAGAAACGGAACCTGAATTATATAATGATATTTTCAAAGAGGTAATGACAATTATACAAACAAGTCAGGAACCGGAATTTTCAGTGAAAAAATTGAAAACAGGAAAACCTGCAGTTTCCAACAACGTCCCTATAAAAAATAAACAATCACAAAATGATAGAGGTTTTTGTATTCGCTGTGGAAATGACTTAAAACTTAATCATGAAAAACCTCTTTGTTACAATTGTTTCAACATTTGGAAAGAATATAGTAATCCAAATTATAAAGAGAAATTTTGCCATGCTTGTGGAACTAAATATAACAGTACTGTTGAAAAACCTATTTGCATTGACTGCTATAAGAAATTGGCAAAATAA
- a CDS encoding type II toxin-antitoxin system VapC family toxin, translated as MNICLDSSVIVAALRKQEVHHEAARNLLESIKDGEHIAIEPYIVLIEIVAAIKRRTGSTELANRVKNDFLAIDTINFMDLESTRASHASEIAVNLGVRGMDAIVIQIAKEFNVPLITLDKEMIEKAKSFVDISAVEDL; from the coding sequence GTGAATATTTGTCTGGATAGTTCTGTTATTGTAGCAGCATTAAGAAAGCAAGAAGTCCATCATGAAGCTGCTAGAAATTTATTGGAAAGTATTAAAGATGGAGAACATATTGCTATAGAACCTTACATTGTTTTAATTGAAATTGTTGCTGCCATAAAACGAAGAACAGGTTCAACAGAACTTGCCAACAGAGTGAAAAATGATTTTTTGGCTATAGACACCATAAATTTTATGGACCTTGAATCAACCAGGGCAAGTCATGCATCTGAAATTGCAGTGAATCTTGGGGTAAGGGGAATGGATGCTATTGTTATACAAATAGCAAAAGAGTTTAATGTCCCCCTCATTACATTGGACAAAGAAATGATCGAAAAGGCTAAATCCTTCGTCGATATCAGTGCTGTAGAAGATTTGTGA
- a CDS encoding type II toxin-antitoxin system RelE/ParE family toxin, with amino-acid sequence MARIIWSPNASDDLESICEFIAIDSEYYARSFAKGIIKAIERLIVFPESGRIVPEYNLNNIREIIYQNYRIVYRIKSDIIEIVTIVHGARLLDHF; translated from the coding sequence ATGGCTAGAATAATCTGGTCTCCTAATGCATCAGATGATTTGGAGTCTATCTGTGAATTTATTGCGATAGATTCTGAGTACTATGCTCGATCGTTCGCAAAAGGAATTATTAAGGCTATAGAAAGACTCATTGTATTTCCTGAATCAGGTAGAATCGTCCCGGAATATAATTTGAATAATATTCGTGAAATAATTTATCAGAATTATCGAATTGTCTATAGGATCAAGTCAGATATTATTGAAATTGTAACTATAGTCCATGGTGCAAGATTGTTAGACCACTTTTAA
- a CDS encoding glutamate--tRNA ligase, translating to MEADIEILVKKYALQNAVKYGKAPQQGAVMGKLMGEHPELRQRAKEIGPLLGEALKDIASGSLEQWQTELETMAPELIVELSLRKEPDKGLKELPDAKGGVVMRFAPNPNGPPTLGSTRGIVVNSEYVKKYGGKFIIRFDDTDPVTKRPMLEAYDWYLEDCRWLGANPDEVVMASDRLPIYYEYAETLIKAGHAYVCTCTQDEFKQLKDAKQACPHRDTAPEHHLREWKRMLAGEYEERAGVLRIKTDIKHKDPALRDWGAFRVIRTPHPRPEVGDRYVVWPLLDFEGAIEDHVLGMTHIIRGKDLMDSELRQKYVYDYLGWTYPRTSHWGRVKMHEFGKFSTSGLRAAIEAGEYSGWDDPRLPTLRAIRRRGFRPEALRKFFVDMGVGETDVSLSLDNLYAENRKLIDADANRYFFVWEPVKLELSGTQPTVVKPSLHPTVARGTREITVKHSVLVCNQDIGNAKPGDLFRLKELYNIRITGEGTAEFAGHDIETVKKGGGRIIHWAPVDGIPVKVLTPDGEVEGIGEAGIATEVDRVVQFERYGYVRIDSADGGVVAYFTHK from the coding sequence ATGGAAGCAGATATTGAAATTCTCGTTAAGAAATATGCTTTGCAGAATGCCGTAAAATACGGCAAAGCTCCGCAGCAGGGTGCGGTTATGGGCAAATTGATGGGGGAACATCCCGAACTGCGCCAGAGGGCTAAGGAAATAGGCCCCCTGTTGGGCGAAGCACTAAAAGATATTGCCAGCGGATCGTTGGAACAGTGGCAGACTGAACTGGAAACAATGGCTCCCGAGTTAATAGTTGAACTTTCGCTGCGCAAGGAGCCGGATAAGGGGTTAAAGGAACTCCCGGATGCAAAAGGAGGCGTAGTTATGAGGTTCGCGCCCAACCCCAACGGTCCGCCCACCCTTGGGAGTACCCGTGGTATCGTGGTCAATAGCGAGTACGTGAAGAAATATGGGGGCAAGTTCATTATCAGGTTCGATGACACCGACCCCGTGACCAAGCGGCCTATGCTGGAAGCCTATGACTGGTACCTGGAAGATTGCAGATGGCTGGGTGCCAACCCGGATGAGGTGGTCATGGCATCGGACAGGCTTCCTATCTATTACGAATATGCAGAAACGCTCATCAAGGCCGGGCATGCTTATGTGTGTACCTGTACCCAGGATGAGTTCAAGCAGCTGAAGGATGCAAAACAGGCATGCCCGCACAGGGACACGGCGCCTGAACACCACCTGCGTGAATGGAAACGGATGCTGGCTGGTGAATACGAGGAACGGGCGGGGGTGTTGCGCATAAAGACAGATATCAAGCACAAGGACCCCGCGTTGCGTGACTGGGGTGCATTCCGGGTGATCAGGACACCGCATCCCCGCCCGGAAGTGGGTGACAGGTATGTGGTCTGGCCTTTGCTGGATTTTGAAGGGGCCATCGAAGACCACGTGCTGGGTATGACCCATATCATCAGGGGCAAGGACCTGATGGACAGCGAGCTGCGGCAGAAGTATGTTTATGATTACCTGGGCTGGACCTATCCCCGCACGTCCCACTGGGGCCGTGTGAAGATGCACGAGTTCGGCAAGTTCAGTACCAGCGGACTGCGTGCGGCTATTGAGGCAGGCGAGTATTCTGGCTGGGATGACCCTCGGCTGCCGACGCTTCGGGCCATTCGCCGCCGTGGGTTCAGGCCGGAAGCTCTGCGCAAGTTCTTCGTTGATATGGGTGTGGGCGAGACCGATGTGAGCCTGAGCCTGGATAACCTGTATGCCGAGAACCGCAAGTTGATCGATGCTGACGCAAACCGGTATTTCTTTGTGTGGGAGCCGGTGAAACTTGAGCTCTCGGGTACACAACCCACTGTTGTGAAACCTTCGCTGCACCCGACTGTGGCCAGGGGTACCAGGGAAATTACGGTGAAGCACAGCGTGCTGGTATGCAACCAGGATATCGGGAATGCAAAACCGGGTGACCTGTTCAGGTTGAAAGAGCTGTATAATATCAGGATCACTGGCGAGGGCACGGCCGAATTTGCAGGACATGATATCGAGACCGTAAAGAAGGGGGGCGGCCGCATTATCCACTGGGCTCCCGTGGACGGGATACCTGTGAAGGTGCTGACGCCTGATGGTGAGGTTGAAGGGATTGGCGAGGCTGGTATTGCCACTGAGGTTGACAGGGTGGTGCAGTTCGAACGGTACGGGTATGTGAGGATAGATAGTGCTGATGGTGGGGTTGTGGCTTATTTTACGCACAAGTAA
- a CDS encoding NAD(P)/FAD-dependent oxidoreductase has translation MSKIVIIGGGLAGLAAAYRLCDEHDVTVVEKDRELGGMVQSYHVAGYHIEKYYHHFFSSDTELKELISELGLSGRIKWVKGTTGYYWGGRAYPMNTPLEILKFPPMSFVDIFRLGLLVMRTKLVKDVRSYDTITAGEWIIKTAGKGVFNNFFQPLLNSKFGSSAAVVSAAWLVGRVKIRSNRGAEGERLGYIRDGFQHLISALAESIHQKGGRIITGNGVEQIVLDEGRISGVRLNAGSLSCDTVISTVPPMALASMFAPYVLDFDPTAIHYQGTCCALLGMSKPLMTDGTYWLNIKANVPFGALIEHTNFMPASDYGGEHLLYIASYFQDREDPLYALDEAEVMKMFMDGLESMYPGFDRSAVLWWELGRDARTAPVYETGYAERILPYKTSLDGLYLAGMFSEANYPERSMNGSVKAGYAAADAFVKGR, from the coding sequence ATGAGCAAGATAGTCATTATCGGCGGCGGACTGGCCGGACTTGCAGCAGCTTACCGGCTTTGTGATGAACATGACGTTACGGTGGTTGAGAAAGACCGTGAACTGGGCGGGATGGTACAGAGCTACCATGTGGCTGGTTATCATATAGAGAAATATTACCACCATTTTTTTTCCAGCGATACCGAATTGAAGGAATTGATATCAGAACTGGGGCTATCAGGACGGATCAAGTGGGTAAAAGGTACCACTGGTTATTACTGGGGTGGTAGGGCATATCCAATGAACACTCCCCTTGAGATCCTGAAATTCCCGCCTATGTCGTTCGTGGATATTTTCAGGCTGGGGCTGCTGGTGATGAGGACCAAACTTGTCAAGGATGTCAGGTCATACGATACCATCACGGCCGGTGAGTGGATAATCAAGACAGCAGGGAAAGGAGTTTTCAACAATTTCTTCCAGCCGCTGTTGAACAGCAAGTTCGGGTCAAGCGCAGCCGTGGTCAGTGCGGCCTGGCTGGTCGGCAGGGTCAAGATTCGCTCGAACCGGGGTGCTGAGGGGGAGAGACTGGGGTATATCAGGGATGGATTCCAGCATCTGATAAGTGCACTGGCAGAATCGATACACCAAAAAGGCGGGCGGATAATTACGGGTAATGGTGTGGAGCAGATAGTGCTGGATGAGGGGCGGATTTCGGGTGTACGGCTCAATGCAGGCAGTTTGTCGTGTGATACGGTGATCTCCACGGTACCTCCCATGGCACTTGCATCCATGTTCGCACCATATGTACTTGATTTTGACCCCACAGCCATTCATTACCAGGGTACGTGCTGTGCCCTGCTTGGTATGTCAAAGCCGTTGATGACAGATGGTACCTATTGGCTCAACATCAAGGCTAATGTCCCGTTCGGAGCACTTATCGAGCATACGAATTTCATGCCAGCATCGGATTACGGAGGTGAGCATCTGCTCTATATTGCGTCATACTTCCAGGACCGCGAGGACCCGCTGTATGCACTGGACGAAGCTGAAGTGATGAAGATGTTCATGGATGGTCTTGAGAGCATGTATCCCGGGTTTGACCGCTCTGCTGTACTGTGGTGGGAACTGGGCCGGGATGCCCGAACCGCACCCGTGTATGAAACCGGGTATGCTGAGAGGATACTGCCGTATAAGACCAGTCTCGATGGGCTGTACCTTGCCGGGATGTTCTCGGAAGCAAATTATCCCGAGCGCAGCATGAACGGCTCCGTCAAGGCAGGGTATGCGGCAGCGGATGCTTTTGTAAAGGGCAGGTAA
- a CDS encoding TIGR03663 family protein yields the protein MIEAETRSKRPFFNHPDLLIFCAIVITATIIRLYQLDVRPFHHDEAAVGSFAYKLFTGGSYTYNPVFHGPFLYYLTVVVFNIMGDTEFAARLVPALTGVGMVLLVYPFRHYLGRPGWLITAAFFAFSPSFLYYSRFYRNDIFITFFTLTAILSAAKYLEQRNNPDRLIYVALGSAALAFSVTAKENAYVTLALLGFPAGIYVLYRLWQGFRTRHLKHDTIAFIEKNMFRFLLDVGLFVVVFLSMYVVFYSYFFKDFEAVKDAVFTAFSHWYEMHKVERIGGPPYYYLPLLFLYELPIAMFAFLGSIEYTVRFIKNRENPIMAFLVYFLAVNLAAYAYIGEKVPWLILHPLLPAILIAGAYLGEIVPSLKHRPRWAEAVLVVILVSTSSLFLYTSYNLNYKNYSDPAEPLIQASQPPQKYQEFLTTLHETAKQHKGFYTEIQVTDVEMETQLLWQLRHYKNVKWRVDLETDPVLDAPIIIVHDTDADYVDQVVSDRYQRLDSAKMAWYWYSTEDINYYFILYRWMNRPQSEYGVVLFYR from the coding sequence ATGATAGAGGCAGAAACAAGAAGCAAAAGACCATTTTTTAACCACCCTGACCTCCTCATCTTCTGTGCAATAGTAATAACAGCGACGATCATCCGCCTGTACCAGCTCGATGTACGCCCTTTCCACCATGATGAGGCCGCAGTTGGCTCGTTTGCGTACAAATTATTCACCGGCGGTAGTTATACCTATAATCCGGTATTCCATGGACCTTTTCTTTATTACCTTACTGTGGTTGTGTTCAACATCATGGGTGATACTGAATTCGCAGCAAGGCTGGTCCCTGCCCTGACCGGCGTGGGTATGGTGCTTTTGGTTTATCCTTTCAGGCATTATCTGGGCCGCCCGGGCTGGCTTATTACAGCTGCATTCTTTGCATTTTCACCTTCCTTTCTGTACTATTCCCGGTTCTACCGCAATGATATATTCATCACCTTCTTTACGCTGACAGCCATTCTGAGCGCGGCAAAATATCTTGAGCAAAGAAATAATCCCGACAGGCTGATATATGTGGCATTGGGCTCTGCCGCACTGGCATTTTCGGTCACTGCCAAGGAGAATGCATATGTTACCCTGGCACTGCTGGGTTTTCCGGCTGGAATATATGTATTGTACAGGCTATGGCAGGGATTTCGCACCCGACATTTGAAACATGACACGATTGCATTCATTGAGAAGAACATGTTCAGGTTCCTGCTGGATGTCGGTCTGTTCGTAGTAGTGTTCCTTTCAATGTACGTTGTTTTTTATTCCTATTTTTTTAAGGACTTTGAAGCAGTAAAAGATGCGGTATTCACTGCTTTCTCTCACTGGTATGAGATGCATAAAGTAGAGCGTATCGGCGGTCCGCCGTATTATTATCTCCCGCTGTTGTTCCTGTACGAGCTTCCGATAGCCATGTTCGCATTTTTAGGGAGCATAGAATATACCGTACGGTTCATAAAGAACAGGGAAAATCCCATTATGGCCTTCCTTGTCTATTTCCTGGCTGTCAACCTTGCAGCCTATGCCTATATAGGTGAGAAAGTACCCTGGTTGATACTGCATCCCTTACTTCCGGCAATATTGATAGCTGGCGCATACCTTGGTGAGATCGTACCTTCCCTTAAACACCGGCCAAGATGGGCTGAGGCGGTCCTGGTGGTCATACTGGTATCCACATCATCATTATTCCTCTATACCAGTTATAACCTGAACTATAAGAATTATTCAGACCCAGCCGAGCCATTGATACAGGCCAGCCAGCCGCCCCAGAAATACCAGGAATTTCTTACAACCCTGCATGAGACTGCAAAGCAGCACAAAGGGTTTTACACTGAGATACAGGTCACGGATGTGGAAATGGAGACCCAGTTATTATGGCAGTTACGTCACTACAAAAATGTAAAGTGGAGAGTAGACCTGGAAACTGACCCGGTACTGGACGCGCCCATCATCATCGTCCATGATACGGATGCAGATTATGTGGACCAGGTAGTAAGCGATAGATACCAGCGTCTTGACAGTGCCAAAATGGCATGGTACTGGTACTCGACAGAGGATATTAATTATTACTTCATACTGTACCGTTGGATGAACAGACCGCAAAGTGAATACGGTGTGGTGTTGTTCTATAGATAA
- a CDS encoding substrate-binding domain-containing protein, with the protein MNKTLLKILLVMFFAALFSGCIQPDAEDAPAGTMILSTTTSTCDTGLLDVLNARFEEENNVKVLTLCQGTGKAIATGEMGAADVVLVHAPSSELEAIKRGSFIDRQFVMYNYFVIIGPASDPANVTHATSATDAFTRIADAQAPFISRGDNSGTHAKELGLWNEIHITPQGVWYQSVGKGMGDTIITADIKQGYTLSDRGTYLAMKDKINLVALFENDQEFLYNPYHVMAVSPEKFPDVNYGMALNYIEFLTSGEGQGLIQDFGLEEYGQPLFIPAHNIDEDV; encoded by the coding sequence ATGAATAAGACATTACTGAAAATTCTCCTGGTTATGTTCTTTGCGGCACTTTTTTCTGGTTGTATTCAGCCCGATGCCGAAGACGCGCCTGCAGGAACCATGATCCTTTCCACGACAACCTCTACATGTGATACCGGTTTGCTGGATGTATTGAATGCACGATTTGAAGAGGAAAATAATGTCAAAGTACTGACATTGTGCCAGGGTACAGGCAAGGCTATTGCCACAGGCGAGATGGGGGCAGCCGATGTGGTGCTGGTCCATGCACCGTCATCTGAACTGGAAGCCATAAAGCGGGGAAGTTTCATAGACCGCCAGTTTGTTATGTACAACTATTTCGTGATCATCGGCCCGGCCTCTGACCCGGCCAATGTGACGCACGCCACATCTGCCACCGATGCTTTTACCAGGATTGCTGATGCACAGGCTCCGTTCATTTCCCGGGGCGACAATTCAGGCACCCACGCAAAGGAACTGGGACTGTGGAACGAAATACATATCACGCCGCAGGGTGTCTGGTACCAGTCAGTAGGTAAGGGCATGGGCGACACTATTATTACGGCTGATATCAAGCAGGGGTATACCCTGTCGGACAGGGGCACCTACCTGGCCATGAAGGATAAAATTAACCTTGTGGCCCTCTTTGAGAACGACCAGGAATTCCTGTACAATCCATACCATGTCATGGCAGTCAGTCCTGAAAAGTTCCCTGATGTGAACTACGGTATGGCACTGAACTATATTGAATTCCTTACCTCAGGCGAGGGGCAGGGTTTGATACAGGACTTTGGATTGGAGGAATACGGCCAGCCGCTGTTCATACCTGCACACAATATAGATGAAGATGTTTGA
- a CDS encoding ABC transporter permease, translating into MNSTEFIIQGIITAIELIAGMDPYILSIAGVSLKVSGTATFLAAMTAIPLSFIISHREFWGKQTLLTLINTGMGLPSVFVGLFVFIMLVPAGPLGFLKLIFTPEAMIIAQYILVTPIITGISLAAINAVPPAIRENAYTLGGSHRDIAVVVLKEAKFGIVTSVLAGFGRAIAEVGAILIVGGNIAYTGSVGGIGEGLSYTRTLTTAITSETSSGDISVAIALGLILITINLSVNAAASMLQRRGEVSGTA; encoded by the coding sequence ATGAACAGCACCGAATTTATTATCCAGGGGATTATCACAGCAATCGAACTGATCGCAGGAATGGACCCCTATATTTTGAGCATAGCAGGGGTATCATTGAAGGTATCAGGAACTGCCACCTTCTTGGCTGCCATGACAGCCATCCCCCTGTCATTCATCATTTCCCACAGGGAGTTTTGGGGCAAACAGACATTGCTCACCCTCATAAATACTGGCATGGGCCTGCCGTCGGTGTTCGTGGGACTGTTCGTATTCATCATGCTGGTACCTGCCGGCCCGCTGGGATTCCTGAAACTTATATTCACCCCGGAGGCCATGATCATTGCCCAGTACATCCTGGTCACACCCATCATCACCGGTATCTCCCTGGCAGCGATAAATGCCGTGCCTCCCGCCATCCGTGAGAATGCATATACCCTGGGAGGCAGTCACAGGGACATTGCCGTTGTCGTGCTTAAGGAAGCAAAGTTTGGTATCGTAACATCTGTACTTGCAGGTTTTGGGAGGGCCATCGCAGAGGTGGGTGCTATTCTCATCGTAGGCGGCAATATCGCCTATACGGGCAGTGTGGGGGGCATTGGTGAAGGACTGTCCTATACCAGGACGCTGACCACTGCCATCACATCCGAGACCAGCAGTGGCGATATATCAGTTGCTATCGCGCTGGGATTGATATTGATCACTATTAACCTGTCTGTCAATGCTGCAGCCAGCATGCTGCAAAGAAGGGGGGAAGTTAGTGGTACTGCTTGA